The Fusobacterium necrophorum subsp. necrophorum genome has a window encoding:
- a CDS encoding DUF2577 family protein, whose translation MNQLIDLIIENANRSTSKTLIVAKVISPPPALKLKFAEQEIMPEQIYCSNYLLPYYHRDYKIDGVIDEIKIDVDSYDYTNTTSDLSGDKIIPLQGSGKFEGNGTYKSHKDIWFEDTLKVGDEVLVAIVGVFYVVISKITKMPNKAIEGV comes from the coding sequence ATGAATCAGCTTATAGATTTAATTATTGAAAATGCGAATCGCTCCACCTCAAAAACTTTAATCGTTGCGAAAGTCATTTCCCCACCTCCTGCCTTGAAATTGAAATTCGCAGAGCAGGAAATTATGCCGGAGCAGATTTACTGCAGTAACTATTTATTGCCATATTATCATAGAGATTATAAGATAGACGGTGTTATCGATGAGATTAAAATCGATGTCGATTCCTATGACTACACAAACACGACTAGCGACTTGTCTGGAGATAAAATTATTCCTTTGCAAGGAAGCGGGAAGTTTGAAGGAAATGGAACTTATAAATCACACAAGGATATTTGGTTTGAGGACACTTTGAAAGTTGGAGATGAGGTGTTAGTGGCAATTGTAGGGGTGTTTTATGTTGTTATTAGCAAAATTACAAAAATGCCGAATAAGGCGATTGAGGGGGTGTAG
- a CDS encoding DUF2634 domain-containing protein has protein sequence MDRNFDLFITKQQEVVSGTELPLFCEYAIDFESGQPLYENEDIVTLTGNEALKVWIFRALKTERNRYAIHSEHFGSDLREHIGTIYNESIKQVLMQEQIKDCLLVNPYLTNVYNFSFEKQENDVKITFSVDTVYGTLEQEVQLGY, from the coding sequence ATGGACCGCAATTTTGATTTATTTATAACAAAGCAACAAGAGGTGGTATCCGGGACGGAGCTGCCTCTTTTTTGTGAGTACGCAATTGATTTTGAATCCGGTCAACCTCTTTATGAAAATGAGGATATTGTAACACTGACCGGGAATGAGGCTTTAAAAGTTTGGATTTTTAGGGCACTAAAAACGGAAAGAAATAGATATGCGATACACTCGGAACATTTCGGGAGTGATCTTCGAGAACACATCGGGACGATTTACAATGAATCTATTAAGCAAGTGCTTATGCAGGAACAAATAAAAGATTGCTTGCTCGTAAATCCTTATCTGACAAATGTTTATAACTTCTCTTTCGAAAAACAGGAGAATGACGTGAAAATAACATTTTCGGTCGATACAGTGTATGGAACTTTAGAGCAGGAGGTGCAACTTGGATATTAA